The Pelecanus crispus isolate bPelCri1 chromosome 7, bPelCri1.pri, whole genome shotgun sequence genome includes a window with the following:
- the CELF6 gene encoding CUGBP Elav-like family member 6 isoform X6 codes for MNRPIQVKPADSEGRGGRSPLPRLPSHRKLFVGMLGKQQSEDDVRRLFEPFGQIEECTILRGPDGTSKGCAFVKYGSHAEAQAAINSLHGSQTMPGASSSLVVKFADTDKERTLRRMHQMAGQLGIFNPMTIQFGAYGAYTQAIMQQQAALMAAAQGTCLNPMAAIAAAQMQQMAAFNVSGLVAAPLTPSSGTSTPPGISTAPVPSIAAPIGVNGFSPLPPQTNGQPASETIYTNGIHPYPAQSPTVADPLQQAYAGMQHYAGPAYPTAYAPISQAFPQQAPIIPQQQREGPEGCNLFIYHLPQEFGDAELTQMFLPFGFVSFDNPTSAQAAIQAMNGFQIGMKRLKVQLKRPKDANRPY; via the exons ATGAACCGCCCCATCCAGGTGAAGCCAGCTGACAGCGAGGGCCGAGGAGGTAGGTCCCCCCTTCCCCGGCTGCCCT CAC ACAGGAAGCTCTTTGTGGGCAtgctggggaagcagcagagTGAGGACGATGTCCGGCGCCTCTTCGAACCCTTCGGCCAGATCGAGGAGTGCACCATCCTCCGAGGGCCCGATGGAACCAGCAAAG GTTGTGCCTTTGTGAAATACGGCAGCCACGCAGAGGCGCAGGCAGCCATCAACAGCCTGCATGGCAGCCAAACCATGCCG GGTGCCTCGTCCAGCCTGGTAGTGAAGTTTGCAGACACGGATAAGGAGAGAACCCTGCGGCGGATGCATCAGATGGCGGGGCAGCTGGGCATCTTCAACCCTATGACCATTCAGTTTGGTGCCTATGGGGCCTATACGCAAGCG ATcatgcagcagcaagcagcccTGATGGCGGCTGCGCAAGGGACCTGCCTGAACCCCATGGCCGCCATTGCCGCTGCCCAGATGCAGCAAATGGCTGCCTTCAATGTCAGCGGGCTGGTGGCTGCCCCCCTCACCCCTTCTTCAG GTACGAGCACCCCCCCTGGCATCAGCACAGCGCCCGTGCCCAGCATTGCGGCGCCGATTGGGGTGAACGGCTTCAGCCCACTGCCGCCGCAGACCAACGGGCAGCCTGCCTCAGAGACCATCTACACCAACGGCATCCACCCCTACCCAG ctcaAAGCCCCACGGTGGCAGATCCCCTCCAGCAAGCCTACGCAGGCATGCAGCACTATGCAGGTC CAGCGTATCCTACCGCCTACGCACCCATCAGCCAAGCCTTTCCCCAGCAAGCACCCATCATCCCGCAGCAGCAGCGAGAAG GTCCCGAAGGCTGTAACCTGTTTATTTATCACCTGCCCCAGGAGTTCGGGGACGCGGAGCTCACGCAGATGTTCTTGCCTTTCG GTTTCGTCAGTTTTGACAATCCAACGAGCGCTCAGGCAGCCATTCAGGCCATGAACGGCTTCCAGATTGGCATGAAGAGGCTAAAAGTCCAGCTAAAGCGGCCGAAAGATGCCAACAGACCCTACTGA